From one Pristis pectinata isolate sPriPec2 chromosome 14, sPriPec2.1.pri, whole genome shotgun sequence genomic stretch:
- the fth1a gene encoding ferritin, heavy polypeptide 1a, with protein sequence MSSQVRQNYHPDCEAAVSRQINLELYASYVYLSMSYYFDRDDIALKNFASFFLEQSHEEREHAEKLMKLQNQRGGRTLLQDIKKPDRDEWGSGLDAMVCSLELEKSVNQSLLELHKLATDRNDPHLCDFLETHYLDEQVKSIKLLGDHVTNLRRLGAPENGMAEYLFDKHTLGKDSS encoded by the exons ATGAGCTCCCAGGTACGACAGAATTATCACCCCGACTGCGAGGCAGCCGTCAGTCGGCAGATCAACCTGGAGCTGTACGCGTCCTACGTCTACCTCTCCATG TCCTATTACTTTGACCGTGATGACATTGCATTGAAGAACTTTGCcagtttttttctggagcagtctCATGAAGAGCGTGAGCACGCCGAGAAACTGATGAAGCTACAGAATCAGCGAGGAGGCCGCACCTTACTCCAGGATATTAAG AAACCAGATCGTGATGAATGGGGAAGTGGCTTGGATGCAATGGTATGCTCTTTGGAGTTGGAGAAGAGTGTGAATCAGTCACTTTTGGAGTTGCATAAACTGGCTACAGATAGGAATGACCCTCAT ctttgtGACTTTTTGGAGACCCACTACTTGGATGAGCAAGTCAAATCCATCAAGCTATTAGGAGACCATGTAACCAACTTGCGGAGATTGGGTGCTCCTGAAAATGGCATGGCTGAATACTTATTTGACAAACACACCTTGGGCAAAGACAGCAGCTGA